The Theropithecus gelada isolate Dixy chromosome X, Tgel_1.0, whole genome shotgun sequence genome includes a window with the following:
- the LOC112615021 gene encoding 60S ribosomal protein L10-like isoform X1, which yields MGRRPARCYRYCKNKPYPKSRFCRGVPDAKIRIFDLGWKKAKVDEFPLCGHMVSDEYEQLSSEALEAARICANKYMVKRYGKDGFHIWVWLHPFHVIRINKMLSCAGADRLQTCMRGAFGKPQGTVARVYIGQVIMSICTKLQNKEHVIEALHGAKFKFPGRQKIHISKKWGFTKFNADEFEDMVAEKLLIPDGCGVKYIPNRGPLNKWRALHS from the coding sequence ATGGGCCGCCGCCCCGCCCGTTGTTACCGGTATTGTAAGAACAAGCCATACCCAAAGTCTCGCTTCTGCCGAGGTGTCCCTGATGCCAAGATTCGCATCTTTGACCTGGGGTGGAAGAAGGCAAAAGTGGATGAGTTTCCGCTCTGTGGCCACATGGTGTCAGATGAATATGAGCAGCTGTCCTCTGAAGCCCTGGAGGCTGCCCGAATTTGTGCCAATAAGTACATGGTAAAAAGGTATGGCAAGGATGGCTTCCATATCTGGGTGTGGCTCCATCCCTTCCACGTCATCCGCATCAACAAGATGTTGTCCTGTGCTGGGGCTGACAGGCTCCAAACATGCATGCGAGGTGCTTTTGGAAAGCCCCAGGGCACTGTGGCCAGGGTTTACATTGGCCAAGTTATCATGTCCATCTGCACCAAGCTGCAGAACAAGGAGCATGTGATTGAGGCCCTGCACGGGGCCAAGTTCAAGTTTCCTGGCCGCCAGAAGATCCACATCTCAAAGAAGTGGGGCTTCACCAAGTTCAATGCTGATGAATTTGAAGACATGGTGGCTGAAAAGCTGCTCATCCCAGATGGCTGTGGGGTCAAGTACATCCCCAATCGTGGTCCTCTGAACAAATGGCGGGCCCTGCACTCATGA
- the LOC112615021 gene encoding 60S ribosomal protein L10-like isoform X2 — MGRRPARCYRYCKNKPYPKSRFCRGVPALEAARICANKYMVKRYGKDGFHIWVWLHPFHVIRINKMLSCAGADRLQTCMRGAFGKPQGTVARVYIGQVIMSICTKLQNKEHVIEALHGAKFKFPGRQKIHISKKWGFTKFNADEFEDMVAEKLLIPDGCGVKYIPNRGPLNKWRALHS; from the exons ATGGGCCGCCGCCCCGCCCGTTGTTACCGGTATTGTAAGAACAAGCCATACCCAAAGTCTCGCTTCTGCCGAGGTGTCCC AGCCCTGGAGGCTGCCCGAATTTGTGCCAATAAGTACATGGTAAAAAGGTATGGCAAGGATGGCTTCCATATCTGGGTGTGGCTCCATCCCTTCCACGTCATCCGCATCAACAAGATGTTGTCCTGTGCTGGGGCTGACAGGCTCCAAACATGCATGCGAGGTGCTTTTGGAAAGCCCCAGGGCACTGTGGCCAGGGTTTACATTGGCCAAGTTATCATGTCCATCTGCACCAAGCTGCAGAACAAGGAGCATGTGATTGAGGCCCTGCACGGGGCCAAGTTCAAGTTTCCTGGCCGCCAGAAGATCCACATCTCAAAGAAGTGGGGCTTCACCAAGTTCAATGCTGATGAATTTGAAGACATGGTGGCTGAAAAGCTGCTCATCCCAGATGGCTGTGGGGTCAAGTACATCCCCAATCGTGGTCCTCTGAACAAATGGCGGGCCCTGCACTCATGA